In a genomic window of Amblyomma americanum isolate KBUSLIRL-KWMA chromosome 4, ASM5285725v1, whole genome shotgun sequence:
- the LOC144128309 gene encoding KICSTOR complex protein ITFG2-like isoform X1 produces the protein MRAVSFLDKIEYEFVGNFLQHAICLGDVDNDKNIELVAANLQGDLAVFKFQQPRPWAMASNLSAVATVIVGDILNDSQNKVISISSDGWCHMFSVQEDASDEDRKQLQPFHSQRLPANTKMALLADINKDGKMELILGLTDRVVRTYQWSSLFENGAESQGKLVGLHKWEFANQVGNISINNTPGDALAILVAQPGGTYIKLDFGASGGHTTNGTASNGGTAATATAEEALMSVGPQHHKLGLSHMRNPNVSSVITGSIRGTTRDGGEPVDSLMALATLDGTLMLVDGDNILWSLQVDHQLFALTKMDITGDGREEVIACAWDGQTYIVNEERQSVRFQFDEAVCTFTAGNLTLSPGQTVPCLVYATFNNRIVVYCNITFPNMTTQSLLDDTQLVAKINALVTGVDPRKFLQWCLYGSRPVIEDQAHPIERESSCEEAEDVS, from the exons ATGAGAGCCGTTTCATTCCTGGACAAAATCGAGTACGAGTTTGTCGGCAACTTTCTGCAGCATGCAATCTGCCTTGGAGATGTCGACAACGACAAG AACattgagctggtggccgccaaccTTCAGGGGGACCTCGCCGTGTTCAAGTTCCAGCAGCCCAGACCATGGGCGATGGCGTCAAACTTGAGTGCG GTAGCCACTGTGATTGTTGGTGACATACTGAATGACTCACAG AACAAGGTTATCAGCATCAGCTCTGATGGCTGGTGCCACATGTTCAGTGTGCAGGAAGACGCAAGT GACGAGGACCGAAAGCAGCTTCAGCCCTTCCACAGTCAGCGGTTGCCCGCAAATACCAAGATGGCCTTACTGGCCGACATCA ACAAGGATGGGAAGATGGAGCTGATCCTTGGCCTTACTGATAGAGTTGTTCGAACATACCAGTGGAGTTCTCTGTTTGAG AACGGGGCCGAAAGCCAGGGCAAGCTGGTGGGTCTCCACAAGTGGGAATTTGCGAACCAG GTGGGCAACATCTCAATCAACAACACGCCGGGAGATGCACTGGCCATCCTGGTGGCGCAGCCTGGTGGCACTTACATCAAACTCGACTTTGGTGCTTCGGGAGGCCACACCACTAACGGCACCGCAAG CAACGGTGGAacggcagcaacagcaacagcagaggAGGCCCTGATGTCGGTGGGGCCCCAGCACCACAAGCTGGGCCTGTCCCACATGCGCAACCCAAATGTGTCATCGGTCATCACGGGCAGCATTCGGGGCACCACCCGCGATGGAGGGGAACCTGTGGACTCCCTCATGGCTCTGGCAACCCTTGATG GCACTCTGATGCTGGTCGATGGCGACAACATCCTCTGGTCCCTGCAGGTGGACCACCAACTCTTTGCCCTCACCAAGATGGACATCACG GGTGACGGACGAGAGGAAGTCATAGCATGTGCTTGGGATGGCCAGACATACATAGTCAACGAGGAGCGACAGTCAGTGCGGTTCCAGTTTGACGAGGCGGTGTGCACCTTCACTGCTG GGAACCTGACGCTAAGCCCTGGCCAGACGGTACCCTGTCTGGTGTATGCCACATTCAACAACCGCATCGTCGTCTATTGCAACATCACCTTCCCCAACATGACCACGCAGTCGCTCCTAGACGACACGCAGCTGGTGGCCAAGATCAATGCCTTGGTGACCG
- the LOC144128309 gene encoding KICSTOR complex protein ITFG2-like isoform X2 has translation MRAVSFLDKIEYEFVGNFLQHAICLGDVDNDKNIELVAANLQGDLAVFKFQQPRPWAMASNLSAVATVIVGDILNDSQNKVISISSDGWCHMFSVQEDASDEDRKQLQPFHSQRLPANTKMALLADINKDGKMELILGLTDRVVRTYQWSSLFENGAESQGKLVGLHKWEFANQVGNISINNTPGDALAILVAQPGGTYIKLDFGASGGHTTNGTASSNGGTAATATAEEALMSVGPQHHKLGLSHMRNPNVSSVITGSIRGTTRDGGEPVDSLMALATLDGTLMLVDGDNILWSLQVDHQLFALTKMDITGDGREEVIACAWDGQTYIVNEERQSVRFQFDEAVCTFTAGNLTLSPGQTVPCLVYATFNNRIVVYCNITFPNMTTQSLLDDTQLVAKINALVTGVDPRKFLQWCLYGSRPVIEDQAHPIERESSCEEAEDVS, from the exons ATGAGAGCCGTTTCATTCCTGGACAAAATCGAGTACGAGTTTGTCGGCAACTTTCTGCAGCATGCAATCTGCCTTGGAGATGTCGACAACGACAAG AACattgagctggtggccgccaaccTTCAGGGGGACCTCGCCGTGTTCAAGTTCCAGCAGCCCAGACCATGGGCGATGGCGTCAAACTTGAGTGCG GTAGCCACTGTGATTGTTGGTGACATACTGAATGACTCACAG AACAAGGTTATCAGCATCAGCTCTGATGGCTGGTGCCACATGTTCAGTGTGCAGGAAGACGCAAGT GACGAGGACCGAAAGCAGCTTCAGCCCTTCCACAGTCAGCGGTTGCCCGCAAATACCAAGATGGCCTTACTGGCCGACATCA ACAAGGATGGGAAGATGGAGCTGATCCTTGGCCTTACTGATAGAGTTGTTCGAACATACCAGTGGAGTTCTCTGTTTGAG AACGGGGCCGAAAGCCAGGGCAAGCTGGTGGGTCTCCACAAGTGGGAATTTGCGAACCAG GTGGGCAACATCTCAATCAACAACACGCCGGGAGATGCACTGGCCATCCTGGTGGCGCAGCCTGGTGGCACTTACATCAAACTCGACTTTGGTGCTTCGGGAGGCCACACCACTAACGGCACCGCAAG CAGCAACGGTGGAacggcagcaacagcaacagcagaggAGGCCCTGATGTCGGTGGGGCCCCAGCACCACAAGCTGGGCCTGTCCCACATGCGCAACCCAAATGTGTCATCGGTCATCACGGGCAGCATTCGGGGCACCACCCGCGATGGAGGGGAACCTGTGGACTCCCTCATGGCTCTGGCAACCCTTGATG GCACTCTGATGCTGGTCGATGGCGACAACATCCTCTGGTCCCTGCAGGTGGACCACCAACTCTTTGCCCTCACCAAGATGGACATCACG GGTGACGGACGAGAGGAAGTCATAGCATGTGCTTGGGATGGCCAGACATACATAGTCAACGAGGAGCGACAGTCAGTGCGGTTCCAGTTTGACGAGGCGGTGTGCACCTTCACTGCTG GGAACCTGACGCTAAGCCCTGGCCAGACGGTACCCTGTCTGGTGTATGCCACATTCAACAACCGCATCGTCGTCTATTGCAACATCACCTTCCCCAACATGACCACGCAGTCGCTCCTAGACGACACGCAGCTGGTGGCCAAGATCAATGCCTTGGTGACCG